In one Culex quinquefasciatus strain JHB chromosome 2, VPISU_Cqui_1.0_pri_paternal, whole genome shotgun sequence genomic region, the following are encoded:
- the LOC6043464 gene encoding short-chain specific acyl-CoA dehydrogenase, mitochondrial — MFRKLLSVPPPLPCAFRHFSICELPPELAQLQQTCRVFVDSQLKPIAAELDRESRFPKEVIEQLADLGMMRVTVGPEYPGGSGQGMLALSLIVEELSRGCGSTGSIVSIHNCLYANLLDRVGSREQKDRFFRKYSCATLGAFALSEADAGSDVAALSTRAVEDGDGFVLNGTKAWVTSALEAKSGIIFATVNPELKYKGITAFLVDFEESPGLTIGRPEEKLGIRASSTCNLILENVKIPKSNLLGTIGGGFRLAMEQLDRARIGIASQALGIAQASLEEAIAYAKQRIAFGEPLLKLPVVRTRIAEMAVRIESSRLLVRKAATEIDRQRPATKSCSMAKWVAGETATFAAHNCQQIMGGMGYVKDLPAERLYRDARITEIYGGVTDVQKGIVADQVIKQFD; from the exons ATGTTCCGCAAATTACTGTCCG TTCCACCCCCACTTCCGTGCGCATTCCGCCACTTTAGCATTTGCGAACTTCCGCCGGAACTGGCCCAACTCCAGCAGACATGCCGCGTCTTTGTAGACTCCCAGCTCAAACCAATCGCTGCCGAACTGGACCGGGAAAGCCGTTTCCCTAAGGAAGTAATTGAGCAGTTGGCTGACCTCGGGATGATGCGAGTTACCGTCGGGCCGGAATATCCGGGTGGTTCCGGGCAGGGCATGTTGGCGCTTTCGCTGATCGTTGAGGAACTGTCCCGGGGGTGTGGCAGCACCGGGTCGATCGTTTCGATTCACAACTGTTTGTATGCAAATTTGCTAGACCGGGTTGGAAGTCGCGAGCAAAAGGACCGGTTCTTCCGGAAGTATTCGTGTGCCACGTTGGGAGCATTTGCGCTTAGTGAAGCGGACGCTGGGTCAGATGTGGCCGCGTTGAGCACCAGGGCTGTGGAGGATGGCGATGGGTTTGTGCTGAACGGGACAAAAGCTTGGGTCACTTCAGCGTTGGAGGCGAAAAGTGGGATTATTTTTGCCACAGTTAATCCGGAACTCAAGTATAAAGGGATAACCGCTTTTTTGGTGGATTTTGAAGAATCCCCAGGGCTTACGATAGGTCGCCCCGAGGAAAAACTCGGCATTCGAGCAAGTTCAACGTGCAACTTGATCCTGGAAAACGTTAAAATCCCAAAATCAAACCTCCTCGGAACGATCGGCGGTGGCTTCCGGCTGGCCATGGAACAGCTTGATCGCGCCAGAATTGGCATCGCCTCCCAAGCACTCGGAATCGCACAAGCCTCCCTGGAAGAGGCCATCGCGTACGCCAAGCAACGAATCGCCTTCGGAGAACCACTCCTCAAACTCCCAGTCGTGCGAACCCGGATAGCGGAAATGGCCGTTCGCATCGAAAGCTCGCGGCTGCTGGTTCGCAAGGCGGCCACGGAGATTGATCGCCAGAGGCCAGCGACCAAGTCGTGTTCGATGGCCAAGTGGGTTGCGGGAGAAACAGCCACTTTTGCGGCGCACAACTGCCAGCAGATTATGGGCGGGATGGGGTACGTGAAGGATCTGCCGGCGGAGCGGTTATACCGGGACGCGAGGATCACGGAGATTTACGGCGGCGTGACGGACGTTCAGAAGGGCATCGTGGCGGACCAGGTGATTAAGCAGTTTGACTAG